Proteins from a single region of Paenibacillus sp. BIHB 4019:
- a CDS encoding iron-siderophore ABC transporter substrate-binding protein produces the protein MNKRLMGLIMAILVMLVAAGCGSNTTNQSAAEGTATDNAAAANTNGESAAAAGPIVLKDAKGEVKLDKPAQKVVVLEWTFTEDVIALGMQPVGNTDNAQYKQYVTSEASLDANVTDVGLREEPNLETIAALKPDLIIANTDSHEAIYDQLKSIAPTLIFSLYPLEGETNQYDQMEEVFKTIAAAVGKTEEGKKVLADLDAHYADAKAKLDAAGKGGLNYVLTQAYSYQNAATLRLFTDNSLAVQTLNRIGLKNDWKSENFEVFGFSTSTVEALPAVQDTNLIYIVQKDDDIFSKELKDNSVWNGLAFVKEKRFFGLDSATWVFGGPISSKVIVDEVVNTLTK, from the coding sequence ATGAACAAAAGGCTAATGGGTTTAATTATGGCCATCCTGGTTATGCTGGTCGCGGCAGGCTGTGGATCTAACACAACGAATCAATCAGCAGCAGAAGGAACGGCAACTGATAATGCAGCTGCTGCAAATACAAATGGGGAGTCTGCGGCGGCGGCTGGTCCTATTGTACTTAAGGATGCTAAAGGCGAGGTTAAGCTGGATAAGCCCGCGCAAAAGGTTGTCGTACTAGAGTGGACGTTTACGGAAGACGTGATTGCGCTTGGCATGCAGCCAGTGGGGAATACCGATAACGCACAATATAAGCAGTATGTGACATCAGAGGCATCACTGGATGCAAACGTGACGGATGTTGGTTTGCGTGAAGAGCCGAACCTGGAGACGATTGCCGCTTTGAAGCCAGATTTGATTATTGCGAATACGGATAGCCACGAAGCAATCTATGATCAATTGAAAAGCATTGCGCCAACGTTGATTTTTAGCCTGTACCCGCTTGAAGGGGAAACCAATCAATATGACCAAATGGAAGAAGTGTTCAAAACGATTGCAGCTGCCGTTGGCAAAACAGAAGAAGGTAAGAAGGTTCTAGCTGATCTGGATGCGCATTATGCAGATGCAAAGGCGAAGCTTGATGCGGCAGGCAAGGGCGGCTTGAATTATGTACTGACACAAGCGTACAGCTACCAAAATGCAGCAACGTTGCGTCTTTTTACTGATAATTCGCTTGCCGTACAAACGTTGAATCGGATTGGCTTGAAAAACGATTGGAAATCGGAAAATTTTGAGGTTTTTGGATTTAGCACTTCGACGGTTGAAGCGCTGCCTGCGGTTCAAGATACCAATCTAATCTACATCGTCCAAAAGGATGATGATATTTTTTCGAAAGAACTAAAGGATAACTCCGTTTGGAACGGTCTTGCCTTCGTTAAGGAAAAACGTTTCTTCGGATTAGATAGCGCGACCTGGGTGTTCGGCGGTCCAATCTCCTCTAAAGTGATCGTTGATGAAGTTGTAAATACATTAACGAAATGA
- a CDS encoding ATP-binding cassette domain-containing protein, translating into MIEITDLTKRYGKHIVFKDLNITFPKNKFTLITGPNGSGKTTLLKCLLGLERYTGIIKFSNRCIYDILDDVQVVYDNCPLYANLSGYQNINLLGNNILDQVEELLPNIRIPLANQ; encoded by the coding sequence ATGATAGAAATTACTGATTTAACAAAAAGATATGGTAAACATATTGTGTTTAAAGATTTGAACATTACCTTTCCTAAAAACAAATTCACTCTCATAACTGGACCCAATGGTTCTGGGAAAACAACGTTATTAAAATGTCTTCTCGGTCTAGAAAGATATACGGGAATCATTAAATTTTCCAATAGATGCATCTATGATATTTTAGATGATGTCCAAGTTGTTTATGATAATTGTCCACTTTATGCTAATTTGTCCGGCTATCAAAATATCAATTTACTAGGTAATAACATCCTAGATCAAGTTGAAGAACTTCTGCCAAATATACGAATCCCTCTTGCAAATCAGTGA
- a CDS encoding iron ABC transporter permease has product MNENLNNEAAIRMTWRVIGIFGGGIAALFVLSILSLCFGEAKIPAATVLEGLLGRQDIMEHNLLWDIRMPRTVIGILAGAALAAAGALLQTITKNPLAASDTLGINAGAYFMVVLGVVAFPALQQQFPFLLAAAGGLLAALIAYFLSGGRKATPIRLALSGMIVSMVLGAFTTAIQIFKQTETQNLFLWGSGSLIQLNWSGVEYAWPFVIALLGIALLAGRQFDALELDESTARSLGQRVGLTRAMGLGLSVLLAAIVVSVVGPIGFVGLVAPHLVRLSGIRKHRLLIPASALWGALLITAADLLARMVRSNLGEMPVGAVMAIIGAPWLIWLVLAKMKNISGAGSGQSSMNIGGVALRMRFAPTAIFMAALLIVIILVSLSLGGTRIPIADLLGSLAGGGDSSYSVLLNLRLPRTLVAAGGGIALAISGVLIQSAVRNPLADASIIGVTSGAGFGALIVLVALPNLTIFALPFAAIAGGIVAAAFVFFLAWRKSLNPSVLILLGIAVSAIGAAGIQAMIVKASLWNSTALIWLTGTTYGRGWNQFYSIMLFLLILLPVAYYLGRKFDLLAFGDESSVGLGLPVRGTRLWAMIIGVLLAAGAVASVGTIGFLGLMAPHVVRMMIGHHTRRSIILSGLLGGLLLVIADTLGRTIMAPKEIPSGLIIMLIGSPYFLFLMYRSVIRKF; this is encoded by the coding sequence ATGAACGAAAATCTTAACAATGAAGCTGCTATCAGAATGACCTGGCGGGTAATTGGAATATTTGGGGGCGGCATTGCCGCCCTTTTCGTATTATCGATTTTAAGCCTTTGCTTCGGGGAGGCCAAAATCCCGGCAGCTACCGTATTAGAGGGGTTGCTCGGCCGCCAGGATATAATGGAGCATAATCTGCTCTGGGATATCCGTATGCCGCGCACGGTTATAGGTATTTTAGCTGGTGCCGCGCTCGCTGCGGCTGGTGCTTTACTGCAAACGATAACGAAAAATCCGCTCGCTGCCTCCGATACATTAGGTATCAATGCCGGGGCTTATTTTATGGTTGTCCTTGGCGTGGTAGCTTTTCCTGCTCTGCAGCAGCAGTTCCCATTTTTGCTGGCGGCGGCGGGAGGTTTGCTGGCGGCGTTAATAGCCTATTTCCTGAGCGGCGGCCGGAAGGCCACACCTATCAGACTTGCCTTATCAGGCATGATCGTATCTATGGTGCTTGGGGCGTTTACAACGGCCATTCAAATTTTTAAGCAAACGGAAACGCAAAATTTATTTTTATGGGGCTCAGGCTCCTTGATTCAGCTGAACTGGAGCGGCGTCGAATATGCATGGCCTTTCGTCATTGCCCTGCTTGGGATCGCGCTGCTCGCAGGAAGGCAATTTGATGCCTTGGAGCTCGACGAGTCTACTGCGCGTTCGCTTGGGCAGCGTGTAGGATTAACACGGGCAATGGGGCTTGGCCTCTCGGTACTGCTGGCTGCCATTGTAGTCAGTGTAGTTGGCCCGATTGGCTTCGTTGGTTTGGTAGCTCCCCATCTTGTCCGGCTTAGCGGTATTCGCAAGCATCGCCTGCTCATTCCTGCCAGCGCATTGTGGGGAGCGCTGCTCATTACGGCGGCGGATTTGCTTGCTCGTATGGTACGGAGCAATTTAGGGGAAATGCCAGTTGGCGCGGTCATGGCGATTATTGGTGCGCCTTGGCTCATTTGGCTCGTACTCGCCAAGATGAAAAATATATCCGGAGCAGGCTCTGGGCAGTCATCTATGAACATCGGCGGGGTAGCGCTGCGCATGCGCTTTGCTCCGACTGCTATATTCATGGCAGCGCTGCTCATCGTTATCATTCTTGTAAGCTTGTCGCTTGGGGGAACGAGAATACCGATTGCCGATTTGCTGGGCAGCCTTGCCGGTGGAGGAGACTCCTCCTATTCTGTGCTGCTGAATTTAAGGCTCCCGCGTACGCTTGTTGCGGCTGGAGGCGGTATTGCGCTTGCAATTAGCGGCGTCTTGATTCAAAGCGCCGTCCGAAATCCGCTGGCCGACGCCTCAATTATTGGCGTAACGTCAGGGGCGGGGTTTGGCGCGCTAATCGTATTGGTTGCACTGCCGAATTTAACAATCTTCGCCCTTCCGTTTGCTGCAATTGCAGGCGGGATTGTTGCCGCAGCCTTTGTATTTTTCTTAGCATGGCGCAAATCCTTAAATCCGTCTGTTCTTATTTTGCTTGGCATCGCAGTATCGGCAATCGGCGCTGCGGGCATACAGGCGATGATCGTCAAGGCGAGCCTGTGGAACAGTACAGCGCTAATATGGTTAACGGGCACGACCTATGGGCGAGGCTGGAACCAATTTTATAGCATTATGCTGTTTCTGCTTATCCTTTTACCGGTTGCCTACTATTTAGGACGGAAATTTGATTTGCTGGCGTTTGGCGATGAAAGTTCGGTAGGCCTTGGCCTTCCGGTTCGAGGAACGCGTCTCTGGGCGATGATTATCGGCGTTTTGCTGGCAGCGGGAGCTGTTGCGAGCGTAGGTACGATAGGTTTTCTTGGACTTATGGCGCCGCATGTCGTGCGCATGATGATTGGGCATCACACGAGACGCTCCATTATTTTGTCAGGACTGCTCGGCGGCTTGCTGCTCGTCATTGCCGATACGCTCGGAAGAACGATCATGGCGCCGAAAGAAATTCCGTCAGGCCTAATTATTATGCTGATTGGCAGTCCGTATTTCCTGTTCCTCATGTACCGCTCGGTGATTAGGAAATTTTAG
- a CDS encoding AraC family transcriptional regulator produces the protein MNDKINIDEQLYWFTHSAIKVMDVRHIKMKLGEALSAYRLPAHAFLFALRGSAAVALDNREYAFKKFQLLHGGKGFYLDIRSTEELFEYYLILYKAVQPLLNMPEKQRLLEKNPFRMQYGVTPAFPIALYEKLKQLDEEFHKGGKLAELHVKTLFYDFIYEWMQQLSEQEVSVIKADLVAQAVRFIHEHYAEAITLERLAKVLECTPRHLTRLFKNQIQHSPIDYLIQLRIEKAKELLTSTEGTLQEIAAGVGYPDVYFFSRIFKKHTGISPIHYKTEASAPRKRPYNPLLMSRYPIVSRRRSGHTVIGDNHYQNSSEGALKMNRGSKQSIAIMMLLAMTLLVSACASPANSPATNGTAPAASSNAAEQTASERTLKDGLGNEVKVPANPKRVIASYLEDHLVALGVIPVAQWSVSDGKVQNYLQKELANIPAIPSELPYEVVMSYQPDLIIIDNAEMVMGDKYAQYAKIAPTYTVGSDVNNDWRQELLTVGEVLNKSEEAKQVLADYEAKAADAKEKLQQAIGDKSAAVLWVTAKNVYVVNQNLSSGDLLYRDLGLTVPNVVAEISSTAKANWSAISKEKLAELDADYLFIVNSREATKEEILSDPIWQGIPAVKNNNVYAYDNNASWLYTGTIANSQMIDDVLESIVK, from the coding sequence ATGAATGACAAGATAAATATCGACGAGCAGCTTTATTGGTTCACGCATAGCGCCATTAAAGTAATGGACGTTCGGCATATAAAAATGAAGCTAGGGGAAGCGCTTAGCGCCTATCGGCTTCCGGCCCATGCGTTTTTGTTTGCACTGCGAGGCAGTGCGGCGGTCGCATTGGACAACCGGGAGTATGCATTCAAAAAATTTCAATTGCTGCATGGCGGAAAAGGCTTCTATTTGGATATTCGCTCGACGGAGGAGCTTTTTGAATATTATCTCATTCTCTACAAAGCGGTTCAGCCGCTTCTGAATATGCCGGAGAAACAGCGGCTGCTGGAGAAAAATCCTTTTCGCATGCAATACGGCGTTACGCCTGCTTTTCCAATAGCTCTTTATGAGAAGCTGAAGCAGCTGGACGAGGAGTTTCACAAGGGCGGCAAGCTTGCCGAGCTGCATGTGAAAACATTGTTTTACGATTTTATATACGAATGGATGCAGCAGCTCAGTGAGCAGGAGGTTTCCGTTATAAAAGCGGATCTGGTCGCCCAGGCGGTCAGGTTCATCCATGAGCATTATGCCGAGGCCATTACACTGGAGCGGCTGGCGAAGGTGCTGGAGTGCACGCCAAGGCATTTAACACGCCTATTCAAAAATCAAATCCAGCATAGTCCGATCGATTATCTCATCCAGCTTCGTATCGAGAAGGCGAAGGAGCTGCTGACGAGCACGGAGGGAACTTTACAGGAAATCGCTGCCGGTGTCGGTTATCCGGACGTCTATTTTTTCAGTCGCATTTTTAAAAAGCATACAGGCATTTCGCCGATCCATTATAAAACGGAAGCGAGCGCTCCGCGAAAACGCCCTTATAATCCATTATTGATGTCCCGATACCCTATTGTGTCGAGAAGACGCAGCGGGCATACTGTTATTGGTGATAATCATTATCAAAATAGTAGTGAAGGGGCATTAAAAATGAACAGAGGTTCGAAACAATCCATTGCCATTATGATGCTGCTTGCGATGACTTTATTGGTCAGTGCATGCGCAAGTCCGGCAAATTCTCCAGCGACAAATGGCACTGCGCCAGCCGCAAGCAGCAATGCAGCGGAACAGACAGCGAGTGAGCGGACACTGAAGGATGGTTTGGGCAATGAAGTAAAGGTTCCGGCTAATCCTAAACGGGTTATAGCCTCTTATCTGGAAGATCATTTGGTGGCGCTAGGCGTTATTCCGGTTGCTCAGTGGTCGGTCAGTGATGGGAAGGTGCAAAATTATTTGCAGAAGGAGCTGGCGAATATCCCTGCTATTCCGTCCGAGCTTCCCTATGAAGTCGTGATGAGCTACCAGCCTGATCTTATTATTATCGACAATGCGGAAATGGTAATGGGAGATAAGTATGCTCAATATGCTAAAATTGCCCCAACCTATACGGTAGGCAGCGATGTCAACAATGATTGGCGGCAGGAGCTGCTGACGGTAGGCGAAGTGCTGAATAAGAGCGAGGAAGCGAAGCAGGTGCTGGCTGATTATGAAGCGAAAGCAGCGGATGCCAAGGAAAAGCTGCAACAGGCGATTGGTGACAAGTCGGCTGCGGTTCTCTGGGTTACGGCTAAAAATGTGTACGTCGTCAACCAAAACTTATCCAGCGGCGATTTGCTTTATCGGGATCTGGGCTTAACCGTTCCGAATGTTGTTGCGGAAATATCGTCGACAGCGAAGGCGAATTGGAGTGCGATTTCCAAGGAGAAGCTGGCCGAGCTGGACGCCGATTACCTGTTTATTGTGAACAGCAGGGAAGCGACGAAAGAGGAAATTTTGAGCGATCCAATCTGGCAGGGCATTCCTGCGGTTAAAAATAACAACGTCTACGCGTATGACAACAACGCCAGTTGGCTGTATACAGGAACGATTGCCAACTCGCAGATGATTGATGATGTGCTTGAGAGTATTGTGAAATAA
- a CDS encoding beta-L-arabinofuranosidase domain-containing protein has protein sequence MRKNQIFIQDDFWNQYSELVRQTVIPYQWEALNDRIEGAEPSYAIRNFKIAAGLAKGEFGGWVFQDSDLYKWLEAVAYSLHRHPDPELEQTADEAIDLIGQAQQNNGYLNTYFTIKEPGKQWTNLYEAHELYCAGHLIEAAVAYYEATGKRKLLDLSCRFADLIASLFGTEPGQIRAYCGHQEIELALVKLYGVTGEERYLNLSRYFIDERGNEPNYFVEEWKRGGRTNIWSQGMPNLEVYQCHLPVREQTVAVGHSVRAVYMYTAMADLARLTEDAGLREACERLWSNTTGKQMYITGGIGSTHHGEAFTFDYDLPNDTVYAETCASIGLIFWARRMLQLEARSEYADVMERALYNNVLGSMSNDGKHFFYVNPLEVWPEASCKSPDRHHVKPVRQKWFGCSCCPPNVARLLSSLNDYIYDVSADGRTVYTHLFIGSKASFELGGVNVTLHQRSELPWSGHVEWSVSLPEGTASAAFEMALRIPDWFQSEQPTLKVNGAAQPYRVENGYAKVERNWSEGDTLEWLLPMEAKFIAAHPSIRADAGKVAIQRGPLVYCLEEADNGAPIASLSLAEEPNLTEYTAQNLLGSCVIVEGDGVMTDSASWSDGKPYRPFTKQRTAVRFKSIPYYLWGNRQPGEMSVWLRS, from the coding sequence ATGCGAAAAAATCAGATTTTTATCCAAGACGATTTTTGGAACCAATATTCCGAGCTTGTTCGCCAAACCGTTATCCCTTATCAGTGGGAAGCACTGAACGATAGGATAGAAGGTGCTGAGCCAAGCTACGCCATTCGAAATTTTAAAATAGCTGCGGGACTTGCGAAAGGGGAATTTGGCGGCTGGGTTTTTCAAGATAGCGATCTGTACAAATGGCTGGAGGCTGTTGCCTATTCGCTGCATCGCCACCCCGATCCTGAGCTGGAGCAAACGGCTGATGAAGCTATTGATCTGATCGGCCAAGCCCAGCAAAACAACGGCTATTTGAATACCTATTTTACGATTAAAGAGCCTGGAAAACAGTGGACGAATCTTTACGAGGCCCATGAGCTTTATTGTGCAGGCCATTTGATTGAAGCAGCAGTTGCTTATTACGAAGCGACAGGCAAGCGCAAATTGCTCGACCTCTCTTGCCGTTTCGCTGACCTGATTGCAAGCTTGTTTGGAACCGAACCGGGCCAGATCCGGGCTTACTGCGGGCATCAGGAAATTGAATTGGCCTTGGTCAAGCTGTATGGAGTTACCGGGGAGGAGCGTTATTTGAACCTTAGCCGCTACTTCATTGATGAGCGTGGAAACGAGCCAAACTATTTTGTAGAGGAATGGAAACGCGGCGGCAGGACGAACATTTGGTCACAAGGCATGCCTAATTTGGAAGTATACCAATGCCATCTTCCCGTACGTGAGCAAACGGTCGCTGTCGGCCACTCCGTTAGAGCTGTCTACATGTACACGGCGATGGCTGACCTCGCCCGTTTGACGGAAGACGCGGGGCTGCGCGAAGCTTGCGAGCGCCTTTGGTCCAATACGACAGGCAAACAAATGTACATTACGGGGGGCATTGGTTCAACGCATCACGGAGAAGCCTTCACGTTTGACTACGATCTTCCTAACGATACGGTTTATGCAGAAACCTGTGCCTCTATCGGCTTGATTTTCTGGGCACGCCGCATGCTGCAGCTTGAAGCAAGGAGCGAATATGCGGATGTGATGGAGAGAGCGCTGTACAACAATGTGCTGGGCAGCATGTCCAACGACGGCAAACATTTTTTCTATGTCAACCCGCTAGAGGTATGGCCAGAAGCAAGCTGCAAAAGTCCAGACCGGCATCACGTAAAGCCAGTTCGGCAAAAATGGTTCGGCTGCTCCTGCTGTCCGCCCAACGTCGCACGGCTGCTATCTTCGCTAAACGATTATATTTACGACGTGTCTGCTGATGGCAGAACGGTGTACACCCATTTGTTTATCGGAAGCAAAGCTTCCTTTGAACTGGGCGGCGTCAACGTAACGCTGCATCAACGCTCCGAGCTGCCTTGGAGCGGGCATGTTGAATGGTCGGTTTCCCTTCCGGAGGGCACAGCAAGTGCTGCATTTGAAATGGCCTTACGCATACCTGATTGGTTCCAAAGCGAGCAGCCAACGTTAAAAGTAAATGGCGCAGCGCAGCCTTATCGAGTTGAAAATGGCTATGCGAAAGTAGAGCGAAATTGGTCAGAGGGCGATACATTGGAGTGGCTGCTTCCGATGGAGGCGAAGTTTATTGCTGCCCACCCGTCCATTCGCGCTGATGCTGGCAAAGTGGCTATTCAGCGCGGGCCGCTCGTTTATTGCTTGGAGGAAGCGGACAATGGAGCTCCGATTGCCTCGCTCTCATTGGCGGAGGAACCAAATTTAACGGAGTATACCGCACAAAATCTTCTTGGCAGCTGCGTTATTGTAGAAGGAGACGGCGTAATGACAGACTCTGCTTCGTGGTCAGATGGCAAGCCATATCGTCCATTTACGAAGCAGAGAACAGCTGTGCGGTTCAAGTCCATCCCATATTATTTATGGGGCAATCGCCAGCCTGGCGAAATGAGCGTCTGGCTGCGAAGCTGA